In the genome of Dickeya fangzhongdai, one region contains:
- a CDS encoding Mov34/MPN/PAD-1 family protein produces MMHKFNCVELDFKICISQSIVDELFSHRQSHCFSKESGGMLFSKNLNDSEIEINKITTPGSTDLRKRNYFNLDEKKAKEDIISLFKEGFHYLGDWHTHNEVVANPSGTDIRSIQDLFIKSGHTRPFFLMLIIPNKEYISNCYLVAADGKKLYNFKYVSDKEWF; encoded by the coding sequence ATGATGCATAAATTTAATTGTGTCGAATTAGATTTCAAAATATGCATCAGCCAAAGCATTGTAGATGAATTATTCTCTCACCGTCAGAGTCACTGTTTTAGTAAAGAATCAGGAGGTATGCTATTTTCCAAAAATCTCAATGATTCTGAGATTGAAATCAATAAAATAACTACACCAGGTTCTACTGATTTGAGGAAAAGGAATTATTTCAATTTAGATGAGAAAAAAGCCAAAGAAGATATCATTTCGTTATTCAAAGAAGGTTTTCACTACTTAGGTGATTGGCATACACATAACGAAGTCGTAGCAAACCCATCAGGAACGGATATTCGCAGTATCCAAGACTTGTTTATCAAATCAGGTCATACAAGACCTTTTTTTCTCATGCTAATAATCCCAAATAAAGAATATATTTCCAACTGTTATTTAGTGGCAGCAGATGGAAAGAAACTATATAATTTTAAATATGTTTCAGATAAGGAGTGGTTTTAA
- a CDS encoding ThiF family adenylyltransferase, which translates to MPDCLKKKIDQLSTILAPYGARKLSTNELLKFNNKYTCAWELPTDLEFSNEPIVLQLRYKILSQFDIPDVYIFSPKIDVCQLPHLEKNGKLCVWPDSYIIDHDDMTYAVDLLNDAILMLRKGINGDLNEDFIDEFQNYWVYQCNKIDRLISLCDLTNKNTRLVFGYRTRKFGVIYSDTQKELINWLENQKILPLESDESNSKDKRIRQQQLFKIVSIPLIFFNEAWYPSQYPKTARDFFELINKQHEDPESTIELILRSCANMFNVKPIILISFPTPSGMNIIAIQIPKGVSDFASDRFDARGISRGRFRRTALLDGYRNYIDGKILKNRIGETKTENLIVDRSDDSWLTGRDHNKGYKKISEHKVAIVGCGSVGSSVSRLLLQSGIKKMMLWDDDLMKSENSSRHLLGFDSVYKNKALALASRLREDFPNTYIEAFNEDWTEDSKNNKKIAEADIIVSCTAHWNTEQQLIKRQSEDILGAIVFAFVEAHAMAGHVIVNQVDSNAFNSWHITEGKHIGALKYPATYWKENTRKRIAACAGEFQPYGAIPLTNLHALTARTVIDLIMDRFSNKSFAYIYIGREAELLELGGKWNNKWIAQFGNPGKGDCIIPFIFENSNWEKHDA; encoded by the coding sequence ATGCCTGATTGTCTTAAAAAAAAGATAGATCAGTTGAGCACAATCCTTGCACCTTATGGTGCAAGGAAACTTTCTACAAATGAATTATTAAAATTCAATAATAAATATACTTGTGCTTGGGAGTTACCAACTGATTTAGAATTTAGTAATGAACCTATTGTATTGCAACTAAGGTACAAAATTCTTAGTCAATTTGACATTCCAGATGTGTACATTTTCTCTCCTAAAATTGATGTCTGCCAACTTCCACACTTAGAAAAAAACGGCAAGTTATGTGTTTGGCCTGACAGTTACATCATCGATCACGATGATATGACCTATGCAGTCGATTTACTAAACGATGCTATATTAATGCTAAGAAAAGGGATAAATGGGGATTTAAATGAGGATTTTATTGATGAGTTCCAGAACTATTGGGTTTATCAATGTAATAAAATAGATCGACTTATAAGCCTGTGTGATCTAACAAATAAAAACACAAGGTTGGTTTTCGGTTATCGGACTCGGAAATTTGGAGTAATATATTCTGACACACAAAAAGAATTAATTAACTGGTTGGAAAACCAAAAAATATTACCATTAGAATCGGACGAAAGTAATTCAAAAGACAAGCGAATAAGGCAACAGCAACTCTTTAAAATAGTTTCAATTCCATTGATATTCTTCAATGAAGCCTGGTATCCGAGTCAGTATCCCAAAACTGCAAGGGATTTTTTTGAACTCATAAATAAGCAACATGAAGATCCAGAAAGCACTATTGAATTGATATTAAGATCTTGTGCTAACATGTTCAATGTCAAGCCAATAATTCTAATTTCTTTCCCGACGCCTTCTGGAATGAATATTATAGCAATACAGATACCCAAGGGAGTGAGTGACTTTGCCTCAGACCGCTTCGATGCCAGAGGTATTAGTCGTGGTCGATTCAGAAGAACAGCTTTATTAGATGGTTATAGGAATTACATCGATGGAAAGATTTTAAAAAATAGAATAGGCGAAACTAAAACAGAAAATCTCATAGTTGACCGTTCTGATGACTCCTGGTTAACGGGGCGTGACCATAACAAAGGCTACAAGAAAATCTCTGAGCATAAAGTAGCTATAGTCGGTTGTGGTTCAGTAGGATCTTCGGTATCAAGACTGTTACTTCAATCAGGTATAAAAAAAATGATGCTTTGGGATGATGATTTAATGAAGAGTGAGAACTCTTCTCGTCATCTATTAGGATTTGATTCTGTTTATAAAAATAAAGCATTAGCTCTTGCCTCAAGGCTACGGGAAGATTTTCCAAATACCTATATAGAAGCTTTTAATGAAGATTGGACAGAAGATTCCAAGAATAACAAAAAAATTGCAGAAGCCGATATTATAGTAAGCTGCACTGCGCATTGGAATACTGAACAGCAGTTAATAAAAAGACAGTCGGAAGACATTCTTGGTGCTATTGTCTTTGCATTTGTTGAAGCTCATGCTATGGCTGGGCATGTAATAGTCAACCAAGTAGATTCTAATGCTTTTAATAGCTGGCATATTACAGAGGGTAAGCATATAGGTGCTTTAAAATATCCTGCTACTTACTGGAAAGAAAATACTCGCAAAAGAATAGCAGCATGTGCCGGAGAGTTCCAGCCATACGGAGCTATCCCATTGACTAATTTACATGCTCTAACGGCAAGAACCGTAATAGATCTTATTATGGATCGTTTTTCTAATAAATCTTTTGCATATATTTATATAGGAAGAGAAGCAGAACTTTTAGAACTTGGTGGAAAATGGAATAATAAATGGATAGCACAATTTGGAAACCCAGGAAAAGGAGATTGTATTATACCTTTTATTTTTGAAAATTCTAATTGGGAAAAACATGATGCATAA
- a CDS encoding helix-turn-helix transcriptional regulator: MTLTDHPNLPQMHSAEPLPRHAPPLAHQIIARSQYALRTVVMRTDLIGLVVSGTKQLLAPEGSNAFAPGELFILPRGTQWDVINDPAPQGRYVAQILNLQPETVTRFYQSFGQFAALTPVRSFARVTDSRTIGAAFMRAADALSDADCSATLSEHRVLEVLLLLAEQSGIVLTPPGALNWSERVRRLVAQRPYDHWTADRVAQALSTTASTLNRRLAQEGNTIAACVRETRLEAAMVLLQSSDRPVAAIALDVGYESHSKFTAAFRRRFGVVPSALRD; the protein is encoded by the coding sequence ATGACGCTGACCGACCACCCCAACCTGCCTCAGATGCATTCGGCCGAGCCGCTGCCCCGCCATGCGCCGCCGCTTGCCCATCAGATTATCGCCCGCAGCCAGTATGCGCTGCGTACGGTGGTGATGCGTACCGACCTGATTGGGCTGGTCGTCTCCGGCACCAAACAGCTACTGGCGCCGGAAGGCAGCAACGCGTTTGCGCCCGGCGAGTTATTTATATTGCCGCGAGGCACCCAGTGGGACGTGATCAACGACCCGGCGCCGCAAGGGCGCTATGTGGCGCAGATTCTGAACCTGCAACCGGAAACGGTGACGCGCTTTTACCAGAGTTTCGGTCAGTTTGCCGCGCTGACGCCGGTGCGGAGCTTCGCCAGAGTGACGGATAGCCGCACGATAGGGGCGGCGTTTATGCGCGCCGCCGACGCGCTGAGCGACGCCGATTGTTCGGCGACGTTGAGCGAGCACCGGGTGCTGGAAGTCTTGCTCTTGCTGGCGGAGCAGTCCGGCATTGTGCTGACGCCGCCGGGAGCGCTGAACTGGAGCGAGCGGGTGCGGCGGCTGGTGGCGCAGCGTCCGTATGACCACTGGACGGCCGACCGGGTGGCGCAAGCGCTGTCCACCACCGCCAGCACCCTAAACCGCCGGCTGGCGCAGGAGGGCAACACCATCGCCGCCTGCGTGCGGGAAACCCGGCTGGAAGCGGCGATGGTGCTGCTGCAATCATCGGATCGACCGGTCGCCGCTATCGCTCTTGATGTCGGCTACGAATCCCACAGCAAATTCACCGCGGCTTTCCGCCGCCGTTTCGGCGTAGTGCCATCGGCGTTGCGCGATTAG
- a CDS encoding YbhB/YbcL family Raf kinase inhibitor-like protein has product MKTRSRLIRSCAPLLAGLLMTAAAHADTLTLSSPSIAPDSALPASFEFKGFGCSGLNQSPALNWRGAPAGTQSFAVTVYDPDAPTGSGWWHWMVINIPANVNSLAANAGEIGGKRLPAGARQVRIDYGVEAWGGVCPPAGDKPHRYIFTVYALKTKTLDVPKDASPALGGYMINGNTLAKASFTAYYGRPAQ; this is encoded by the coding sequence ATGAAAACACGTTCTCGCCTGATTCGCTCCTGCGCGCCGCTGCTCGCCGGTTTGTTGATGACCGCCGCGGCGCACGCGGATACCCTGACATTATCCAGCCCATCCATCGCGCCTGATAGCGCGTTGCCTGCCAGCTTTGAGTTCAAGGGCTTCGGCTGTAGCGGGCTGAACCAGTCTCCCGCGTTAAACTGGCGCGGCGCGCCGGCAGGGACTCAGAGCTTCGCCGTCACCGTTTATGATCCGGATGCGCCGACCGGCTCCGGCTGGTGGCACTGGATGGTGATCAATATTCCGGCGAATGTGAATAGTCTTGCCGCCAACGCCGGCGAAATCGGCGGCAAACGCCTGCCTGCCGGTGCGCGTCAGGTGCGTATCGATTACGGCGTGGAGGCCTGGGGCGGCGTATGTCCGCCGGCGGGTGACAAACCGCACCGCTACATCTTCACCGTTTACGCGCTGAAGACCAAAACGCTGGATGTCCCTAAAGACGCCAGCCCGGCGCTCGGCGGCTACATGATTAACGGTAATACGCTGGCTAAAGCCAGTTTCACCGCCTATTACGGCCGTCCGGCGCAGTAG
- a CDS encoding aspartyl/asparaginyl beta-hydroxylase domain-containing protein codes for MDKSEINLYLKKSFADITTQLSDIYGLDSTGRLSDFLAGMLGESHSKPSHPLQKPRLLFFPGLSNGPWIDESSSEATAHVAKLLTENFHAIKEEFTAATGQLKEYSSSNLFKNLSEKDWSSISLWSRGKFSEKIVHFPHLEKLIGRFEDILFPWRGEVTFMRLKAGAWLPEHYDWTNAQITCHFGINIPEDCGLIVAGEERCWEEGKSIFFDHSFLHNVYNHSARDRDILLINLLHPELTDAEVHGIKLLGPVLAKISDAPR; via the coding sequence ATGGACAAGAGCGAAATCAATCTATATCTCAAGAAATCATTTGCTGACATCACTACACAGCTATCTGATATTTATGGCCTTGATTCGACAGGACGATTATCCGATTTTCTGGCCGGCATGTTGGGTGAGTCTCATAGTAAACCATCACATCCGCTGCAAAAGCCACGTTTGCTGTTTTTCCCCGGTCTTAGCAACGGCCCGTGGATTGATGAAAGCTCAAGTGAAGCGACTGCGCATGTTGCTAAACTATTGACTGAAAACTTTCATGCGATTAAAGAGGAATTCACCGCCGCAACCGGTCAATTGAAAGAATATTCATCCAGTAATCTGTTTAAAAATCTTTCAGAAAAAGACTGGTCATCCATTTCACTTTGGAGCCGTGGTAAATTCAGTGAAAAAATAGTTCACTTCCCTCACTTAGAAAAATTAATCGGTAGATTTGAAGACATTCTTTTTCCGTGGCGAGGAGAAGTCACTTTTATGCGATTAAAAGCCGGAGCCTGGCTTCCTGAACATTATGACTGGACTAATGCGCAAATAACCTGCCACTTTGGTATTAATATCCCTGAGGATTGCGGCCTAATCGTTGCGGGAGAAGAACGATGCTGGGAAGAAGGGAAGTCCATTTTTTTCGATCATAGTTTCCTTCATAACGTTTACAACCATTCTGCTCGTGATCGTGACATTTTGCTGATTAATCTTTTACATCCAGAGCTCACTGATGCGGAAGTTCATGGAATTAAGTTATTAGGCCCGGTTCTGGCAAAAATCAGCGACGCCCCCCGGTAA
- a CDS encoding GNAT family N-acetyltransferase: MSTEKTTLFSTARTDVYCLTEDFSEQLQLFLVENRDNFAPFEPLRSEDYFSLDSIRQRIADSQPDFKAKKCLLLVFTLKGEDKIIGSINFTNFVYGVFQAGYLGFSIDKSYQGKGLMHEALESSIAYVHENYGLHRIMANHLPDNTRSQNILARLGFVREGFAKSYLKINGIWQDHVLNSYITPEKQEG, from the coding sequence ATGAGCACAGAAAAAACAACATTATTCTCCACTGCAAGGACCGATGTTTACTGCCTTACAGAGGATTTTTCCGAGCAACTTCAACTTTTCTTAGTCGAGAACAGGGATAATTTTGCACCATTTGAACCATTGCGTTCTGAAGATTACTTCTCGCTCGACAGCATCAGGCAGCGCATTGCCGATTCTCAGCCTGATTTTAAAGCGAAAAAATGCCTATTGCTTGTTTTCACCCTCAAAGGAGAAGATAAGATCATTGGGAGCATTAACTTTACCAACTTTGTTTATGGTGTATTCCAGGCTGGTTATTTAGGCTTCTCAATCGATAAATCATACCAGGGAAAAGGGTTGATGCATGAAGCTTTGGAAAGTTCAATCGCCTACGTCCATGAAAATTATGGCTTGCATCGTATTATGGCTAACCACCTCCCTGACAATACGCGTAGCCAAAATATATTAGCAAGATTGGGGTTTGTGAGAGAAGGGTTTGCTAAATCCTATTTGAAAATAAATGGAATATGGCAGGACCACGTCCTGAACTCATACATAACCCCTGAAAAACAAGAAGGATAA
- a CDS encoding MFS transporter: MKNSNWLKSIGYLDSTFRAMQSTSNQLSHLLVGALGGMFNSAVSLRVSIAFYSSILLEVPSGLLADKLGHFRSVALGSHFTASALLTLFFSLTSTHDAGLQISLLILSSFLSAIGMSLISGAYQAMLQDMIDNQIIKHGEESGLRTKALLLSQRYGKEIVSIVPIIFLLILLVMYRTIGYAEAMLFIPAIMFIILGIWLWRYPQRNSAQETDTENNQKAGDKNTLKNFISCLRAMTRDQLVMLIKISLIIVLLNFSMVHVHTYLMVAEFREYNIMDISIIYLIPLFLFIASFDAAHYVKGVIVPRAAAKFDDKSLVMLSFGSLALLSAGCYFLYIYCDGIFALILYVLFFRACVTMGQDVAISNLLARLPEEIRAFTLSLVMSSVIVLYGAYSVYLTFIGIGAEPAQNVLIEILIIALIGGIFSLSLKIVPLNEPDGSELQPSN; this comes from the coding sequence ATGAAAAATAGTAATTGGTTAAAAAGCATCGGCTATCTGGATAGCACCTTCCGCGCGATGCAATCGACATCAAATCAGTTAAGCCATCTTTTGGTCGGCGCTTTAGGCGGGATGTTTAATTCCGCGGTGTCGCTACGCGTTTCTATCGCATTTTATTCATCAATCCTCCTCGAAGTGCCATCGGGTTTACTCGCCGACAAGCTGGGGCATTTTAGAAGCGTTGCTTTGGGTAGCCATTTTACCGCATCGGCTCTGCTCACACTTTTTTTCTCACTGACAAGCACCCACGATGCCGGCTTGCAAATATCACTGCTGATCCTCAGCTCATTTCTCAGCGCTATCGGTATGAGCCTGATTTCGGGGGCCTATCAGGCAATGCTGCAAGACATGATAGACAACCAAATCATTAAGCATGGTGAGGAAAGTGGGTTGCGCACCAAAGCACTTCTGCTTTCGCAACGATACGGCAAGGAGATTGTGTCGATTGTCCCGATCATCTTTCTGCTCATTTTGCTCGTCATGTATCGAACTATCGGGTATGCAGAAGCGATGCTGTTTATCCCGGCAATTATGTTTATTATTTTAGGTATCTGGCTATGGCGCTATCCGCAAAGAAATAGTGCACAAGAAACTGACACTGAAAATAACCAGAAAGCCGGTGATAAAAACACGCTTAAAAATTTTATTTCTTGTCTCAGAGCGATGACCCGAGATCAGTTGGTCATGCTGATTAAAATTTCGTTGATAATTGTTTTACTTAACTTCTCAATGGTCCATGTTCATACCTACCTGATGGTGGCGGAGTTTAGGGAATACAATATCATGGACATCAGCATTATTTATCTTATCCCTTTATTCCTGTTTATTGCCTCCTTTGACGCCGCCCACTATGTTAAGGGTGTCATTGTGCCACGTGCCGCAGCGAAGTTTGATGATAAATCGCTGGTTATGCTGTCCTTTGGCAGCCTCGCATTATTATCTGCCGGTTGTTATTTCCTCTATATCTATTGCGATGGCATATTTGCACTTATTTTATATGTTTTATTTTTCCGGGCATGCGTAACAATGGGACAGGACGTCGCCATCAGTAATTTACTGGCTCGCCTTCCTGAAGAGATCCGGGCGTTCACCCTTAGTCTGGTGATGAGCTCTGTGATTGTTTTATACGGGGCTTACTCTGTCTATTTAACATTTATCGGTATTGGCGCAGAGCCCGCACAGAATGTTTTGATAGAAATCCTTATAATTGCTTTAATTGGCGGAATCTTCTCGCTTTCGTTAAAAATAGTACCGTTGAATGAACCTGATGGTTCTGAACTACAACCGTCAAATTAA
- a CDS encoding TfuA-like protein has translation MLFSPKRKPIVFGGPSVSTIKQRDDIIEYRPPIQGGELAALTGSGRPVLIVDGLFGTKMSVTVVECLEFIQAGGLLLGCSSMGALRAADCYTAGMVGVGQIFQGYIMGYYHSDADVALRYHSGSYEEITLSWVHIDHITRHLVMQKQFSSLTARLILAKVRSISWYERYIDRVVEIIRSFSPQIKDSELRALFSDDALHPKKNDAQLAINYLTQFYLARREQ, from the coding sequence ATGCTTTTTTCACCTAAACGTAAACCGATCGTATTTGGTGGTCCGTCAGTTTCAACGATTAAACAGCGTGACGATATTATTGAATATCGCCCACCGATTCAGGGTGGAGAGCTGGCAGCATTAACAGGTAGCGGTCGCCCAGTATTAATCGTTGATGGTTTATTTGGCACGAAAATGTCTGTAACCGTGGTTGAATGTCTGGAATTTATTCAGGCCGGAGGGTTGTTGCTGGGCTGTTCCAGCATGGGAGCACTGCGCGCTGCCGATTGTTATACTGCTGGGATGGTAGGAGTGGGACAGATTTTTCAGGGATACATTATGGGTTATTACCATTCTGACGCAGATGTAGCATTACGTTATCATTCCGGAAGTTATGAAGAGATAACGCTCTCATGGGTGCATATAGACCATATTACGCGTCATCTCGTCATGCAAAAGCAATTTTCCTCACTCACCGCCCGACTTATTTTAGCGAAGGTTCGTTCTATTAGTTGGTATGAACGTTATATTGATCGAGTAGTAGAAATCATTCGTTCTTTTTCACCACAGATCAAAGACAGTGAATTAAGAGCACTATTTAGTGATGATGCTTTGCATCCTAAAAAGAATGATGCGCAACTGGCGATTAACTATCTGACTCAATTTTATCTGGCAAGGCGTGAGCAATAA
- a CDS encoding YcaO-like family protein produces MKTATHPGLRRYTEKEVLALALPLRKRLGISRLTSVGEFINLPGVSIVNAVRTEIKKGQISSTQGKGRSLIAATCSALMEAYERHCACWCEHAIFHHQATRDDKKTLQRLGFTPECDIQQWINGYEWHTGRELRLPAIEVQFPYHGSDRHSSNIQAHTSGLACGGSLEEAICFAIMESIERNTTSLFYKHCLSKICADFVDLSTISRASTMTLWEHLNDKGYESFALRIHGPLPTYYVALYDPVSMGPKFMIAGSASGFTESDALDAAMMEAIQGLVVSLQASREDLSRQEKKYRSQSFFETSKFSKLKALFHKHYANVAMPSSEQSPSEPSPSEQSPQTLTAATQFLAKVLEKQEIEDVYIVDLSLHDLPFHTVKAVIPGLYDWHVNPGRVG; encoded by the coding sequence TTGAAAACGGCAACGCATCCCGGCTTAAGGCGTTATACCGAGAAAGAAGTGCTGGCGCTGGCGCTACCGCTGCGCAAGCGTTTAGGTATTTCAAGACTCACTTCAGTCGGCGAGTTTATTAATCTTCCTGGGGTATCCATCGTCAATGCAGTGAGAACGGAGATAAAAAAAGGCCAGATATCATCCACACAGGGGAAAGGTCGTAGTTTAATCGCTGCGACCTGCAGCGCGCTGATGGAAGCGTATGAACGGCACTGTGCTTGCTGGTGCGAGCATGCCATTTTTCACCATCAGGCAACCAGGGACGATAAAAAGACACTGCAACGATTAGGTTTCACTCCGGAATGTGATATTCAGCAATGGATAAACGGATATGAGTGGCATACGGGTCGCGAGCTGCGCCTCCCGGCTATTGAAGTACAATTTCCATATCATGGTTCCGACAGGCATAGCTCTAATATACAAGCACATACTTCCGGACTGGCTTGCGGCGGCAGTCTGGAGGAAGCGATCTGTTTTGCGATCATGGAGTCGATTGAACGTAATACGACATCCTTGTTTTACAAACACTGCCTGTCCAAAATCTGCGCTGACTTCGTTGATCTCTCGACCATTTCCAGAGCATCGACCATGACGTTGTGGGAACATCTTAACGATAAAGGGTACGAAAGTTTCGCGTTGCGCATACACGGTCCCTTACCCACTTACTACGTTGCTCTGTATGATCCCGTCAGTATGGGGCCAAAGTTTATGATTGCTGGTTCTGCGTCGGGTTTTACCGAATCTGACGCGCTGGATGCCGCAATGATGGAAGCTATTCAGGGGCTGGTGGTGAGTCTGCAAGCCTCCCGGGAAGATTTAAGCCGGCAGGAGAAAAAGTACCGCTCACAATCCTTCTTTGAAACATCGAAATTTAGCAAATTGAAGGCGTTATTCCACAAACATTATGCCAACGTGGCGATGCCGTCATCAGAGCAATCACCTTCAGAACCATCTCCTTCAGAACAGTCTCCCCAAACGCTGACAGCTGCGACGCAATTTCTTGCGAAGGTTCTCGAAAAGCAAGAGATAGAGGATGTTTATATTGTGGACTTATCGCTGCACGATCTACCTTTTCATACGGTTAAAGCCGTTATTCCTGGCCTGTATGACTGGCATGTTAATCCGGGCCGGGTGGGATAA